GAGCCGATCGAGAATTCTCCTGCCACGCGGGCTGGCTTACGGGCGGGCGATCGTATTTTGGCGATCGATGGTCAGTCTACGCGGGGGATGACAGCGGAGGCTGCGGCTAAGCTGATCCGCGGGGAAGTCGGGACACAGGTAACGCTGTTGATTGAGCGGGAAACGGGTAAGTCTTTCTCCGTGGCCCTCACCCGTGCGCGGATCGAACTCCCGACGGTGCGCTATACCCTCCGGGAAGAGGGCGGGCAGCGGATTGGGTATATTCGCCTGAGTGAGTTTAATGCCCATGCGGCGGATCAAATGCGGCGGGCAATTCGGAATCTGGAATCCCAAAATGTGCAGGCTTTTGTGTTGGACTTGCGCGGGAATCCAGGCGGGTTGCTCCATGCCAGTATTGAGATCGCGCGCATGTGGATGAAGGAAGGTGCGATCGTGAAAACGGTCGATCGCGAAAATCATGATGAGCGGATTATGGCCAATCGCACGGCGCTTACTGATCTGCCCTTAGCCATCCTGGTGGACGGGAACTCGGCGAGTGCGAGTGAGATTTTGACAGGTGCCCTGAAGGATAACCAGCGGGCCACGGTGATCGGGACGCGAACTTTTGGCAAGGCTCTGGTACAGTCGGTACATGGTCTTTCGGATGGCTCAGGCATTGCGGTGACGATCGCCCACTACTACACGCCGAACGGTACTGACATTAGCAAGAAGGGCATTACACCAGACATTGCCATCACGCTTACGGAGGAGCAGCGGCGGCAGTTGTCCTCAGAACCTCAATTATTGGGGACACTCCGTGATCCCCAGTATGTTCAGGCAGTGCGGTTACTCTCGGCCCGTGGCGTGACGGTCCCGGTGGCTATTAAGTAGCTCAATTAAGTAACTCAAAGTAACTCAGATCTGCGATTCAGTTCTCAATCGAGAAGGGTATATGGCTAGAACTGCTTCCACGATGCTTGAACTCGGTGTAGTGGCACCGGATTTTGAACTCCCGGATACTGTGTCGGGGCAGATGATCTCATTAGCGACCTTTGCTGATTGTCCGGCGTTGCTGGTGATGTTTATCTGCCAGCATTGTCCGTTTGTCAAGCATGTGGAAGCGGAACTGGCGCGGCTAGGACAGGACTACGGCAGTCAGGGTTTGGGGATTGTGGCAATCAGTTCCAATGATATTGACAACTATCCTGAGGATGATCCGGCCCATCTGAAGGCAATGGCGGAGCGCTTAGGGTTCACGTTCCCAGTGTGTTACGACGCGACTCAGGCGGTAGCCAAAGCCTACCGGGCAGCCTGTACCCCTGATTTTTTCCTCTTTGATCGCGATCGCCGGCTGGTATATCGCGGGCAATTGGATGACAGTCGCCCTGGGAATAATCAGCCGGTCAATGGGGCGGATCTGCGGGCAGCGATCGCAGCAGTTCTGAAGGGTGAGCCAGTTTCTGCTGAACAAAAACCGAGTCTCGGTTG
This DNA window, taken from Trichothermofontia sichuanensis B231, encodes the following:
- the ctpB gene encoding carboxyl-terminal processing protease CtpB, yielding MNHAVTFPRFSRLVLLSGAIATTAVSLWFASPTQAAPTELQDSPKAILDEAWQIVNREYVDPNFNQVDWQRTRQELLSRDYTSRQQAYEALNKALEQLGDPYTRFMNPSQYQALTSQTAGEMSGVGLRLEVDETRQVLQVAEPIENSPATRAGLRAGDRILAIDGQSTRGMTAEAAAKLIRGEVGTQVTLLIERETGKSFSVALTRARIELPTVRYTLREEGGQRIGYIRLSEFNAHAADQMRRAIRNLESQNVQAFVLDLRGNPGGLLHASIEIARMWMKEGAIVKTVDRENHDERIMANRTALTDLPLAILVDGNSASASEILTGALKDNQRATVIGTRTFGKALVQSVHGLSDGSGIAVTIAHYYTPNGTDISKKGITPDIAITLTEEQRRQLSSEPQLLGTLRDPQYVQAVRLLSARGVTVPVAIK
- a CDS encoding thioredoxin family protein; this translates as MARTASTMLELGVVAPDFELPDTVSGQMISLATFADCPALLVMFICQHCPFVKHVEAELARLGQDYGSQGLGIVAISSNDIDNYPEDDPAHLKAMAERLGFTFPVCYDATQAVAKAYRAACTPDFFLFDRDRRLVYRGQLDDSRPGNNQPVNGADLRAAIAAVLKGEPVSAEQKPSLGCNIKWKPGNEPDYYG